A region of the Planctomycetaceae bacterium genome:
AGCTGGACAGCCCGCATCTGCTGGCCGATGCCGCTGATGTGCTGAATACGCGTGAACCAAAGGAAGTGGAAGTTCAAAACAGCGACGGGCGCGTCTATCTGCAGCGGATGCAGCCCTATCGCACGGGTGACGGCGATGTCCGGGGTGTCGTGCTGACGACCACCGACATCACCGCCATCAAGGAAGCCGAACGTGCTCAGCGAACCATGATGACACTGGCTCAGATCAACGAGGAACTGCCGGATTTTGCTTATGCCGTTTCCCACGACCTGCAGGCTCCCCTGCGGCATATCAGGCAGTATTCAGAGATTCTGGAAAAGTCGGTCACGTCCGACGACCACGAAAAGATGGCGAAGGCCACACGAGTCATCGGAAACAGCGCCGTGTCGCTGAGTACGATGATCGAAGGCCTGCTGGCTTATTCCCGCATCAACACGCGCGGCCGGCCGATGGAACGTGTCGACCTGACCGAAGTCGTCGATGATGCAGTTCTGGACCTGACCGGCAGCATCGAATTCCAGGGAGCCAGTATCCAGGTCGGCGACATGCCCGTTGTTTCGGGTGACCGGCAGCAACTGCAGACGCTGTTCTTTCACGTCATTGACAACGCCATCAAGTATCGCGGAACTGACGCGCCCATGGTCACGGTCACTGCCGAAGCAGACGATGGGCATTTCCTGATTTCCGTGCGAGACAACGGGATTGGAATCGACAGCCGACACGCTGACCGGGTCTTCACAATCTTCAAGCGGCTTGGGTACAAGGACGATGTCCCCGGAGCCGGCGTAGGTCTGGCGCTGTGCAAACGTATTGTGGTTCGGCACGGAGGGCGTATCTGGGTGGAAGCCGGGACCGACGGCGGAACCATCGTCTGCTTCACTCTGCGCGAGTTCCAATTCAGTTCCGCTGCCGAGGAACGTATTGCCGTGAGGTAACACCATGAATTCCATCACCAGTGACAGGCGGTTCGCCGAAGATGACGAAGATACCGCCCGCGTTGTCAGCACCATTGTCGGTATTGGTGCGTCAGCCGGAGGTCTGAAAGCTCTGGAAACGCTTTTCGACGGCATCTCCTCCGGCACCGGGATGGCGTTTGTCGTCGTTCAGCACCTGTCTCCCACCTTCAACAGTCTGATGGACGAGATCCTTTCGCGGCACACGAAGATGCGGGTGATCAACGCCGCTGACGGGATGGAACTGAAGCCGGATTGCGTCTTTTTGATTACTCCCGGCAAGAACCTCAGCGTCCGTGACGGACGGCTGCGGCTGACGGCGATGGACCGTGAGCAGATTCAGAAGCCGGTTGACCTGCTGTTTCGGTCGCTGGCCCAGAGTTTCGGCAGCAGAGCGGTGGGTGTGGTTCTTTCCGGAACCGGTAACGACGGTTCGGCCGGAATCCGCGAACTGCGGCAGTGCGGAGGAACAACGGTTGTGCAGTCACCGGAAACCGCTCAGTTCAACGGGATGCCGTCCAACGCCATCGCAACGCACTGCGTCGATCTTGTGCTGCCGCCCGAGGAAATCAGCCGCTTCCTGAATCGATTCCCGGTTCACCGCGAAGGGCGGATCACGGTTGAGGAGTTTTCGTCGGATGAAGAACTGACCGGTGTCAACCTGGTGTTTTCGCTGCTCTGCGAACGATACGGGATCGACTTTGCCGACTACAAACCCTCCACCATCGCCCGGCGCATCGATCGCCGGATCCATGCGACCAATAGTCCGTCGCTGCAGGCCTACGCCGACAAACTGCAGGGTGATAATGTCGAACTGGATGCCCTGTACCACGACCTGCTGATCGGCGTTACGAAATTCTTCCGCGACACCGAAGCGTTTCTGGCGTTTGAGGGACATCTGCGGCAGGTCGTCCGCCGACTGCCGGTGGACACCGAACTGCGCATCTGGGTGGCCGGCTGCGCAACCGGTGAGGAAGCCTATTCGCTCGGCATGCTCGCCGTTGATGCCTTTGAACGGTGCGGCCGCGAAGTCAAAATAAAGATCCTGGCAACCGACGTCCATCAGGCAGCACTGGATACCGCGGCCCGCGGAGTCTATTCAGGCGAGTCGCTGGAGTTTGTTTCTCAGGAGCGTCAGAGCGCCTTTTTCGCTCCCGTGGACAGTCATCAGTACCGGGTTCGTTCGGAGATTCGCCGGCATATCGTCTTTGCCCGGCACAACGTGCTTCAGGACCCGCCGTTCACCAGAATGCACATTGTCACGTGCCGCAACATGCTGATTTACCTGCAGCCGAACGCTCAACAGTCAGCGATTGCGTCGTTTCATTTCGCGCTGGAGCCGGATGGTCTGCTGATGCTTGGTTCCAGCGAAACGCTGGGCCGGCTGCAGGACGAATTTGACACGCTCGATAACACGTGGAGGATTTATCGAAAGCTGAGAAACCTGCCGCGGCTGATCGCAGGCAACAGCGTTGACGCGGAGTCCATCGCTCGCGGCCCGCGACGGCTGGTCAACATTCTGAACCGGGACAAACCCGATCAACTGAGTTTCACCAGCCTGCTGGAAGCCTACGACCTGCTGCTGGCGCAGTTTATCGATTGCGGACTGCTGCTTGACGAAAACCGCAACATCCTGCACACGTTCGGCAACGCGCATCGTTTTCTGCATAACTCCGCCGGCCGGTTTACGGGCAACGTTGCCAGGCTGCTTGGCGGCGACGCCAGAACGGTAATTTCCGCGGGCCTGGTTCGGGCGGCCAGAGAGCCACAGGCCCGCTTTGTTCTTCGAAATGTCAGCTTCGACGTCAATGGCGATTCCCTGCGAGCCGATGTCACGATCCGCGCGCTGCAGGGCAAAGGCGCTCGTGTGGCGTGGTTTGTTGAATTCACGTCCGGAACCGATGCCGTATCGCAAGGTAAGGTCGAAGACACCGAAGTGCGCATCACGCAGGCAGGTGATGACTACTCGTCGCTCGAAGCCGAACTGACCTACACGAAGGAAAGTCTGAGCGCCACCATCGAGGAGCTGGAAGCGAGCAACGAAGAGCTTCAGTCCACAAACGAGGAGCTAGTTGCGTCCAACGAGGAACTTCAGAGCACCAATGAGGAACTACACAGCGTCAACGAGGAACTCTATTCCGTCAACGCAGAGAACCACCGCAAGATCACTGAGCTTCAGGAAGTGACGGAAGACATCGAAAACCTGCTGCGCAGCACAGACATCGGTACGGTTTTCGTCGACGCAGACCAGAGAATTCGCAGGTTTACCGAAGCTGCCACTCGGTTCTTCAACCTGGTTGACCACGACATCGGCCGCCCACTGGCCAACTTCACGCACTCACTTGCAATTCGTGATCTTCCCGCCGCAATCAGGACCGTGCTGGCCGGCGGACAGCCATACGCGACGAGAACCCAGGCCGCCGACGGCCACGATGTTCTGGTCAGAATTATTCCCTACGTCAGCGGAGACGAAAACAAGGGAGCGATTCTGTACCTCGTGGATCTCGACGCGATGCGAGCCGACTGAGTCCCTGTCACAGCCGCGTGCGTTATTCGCGGTGTGCAATCGCCGAATGTCTGACGCGAAACCGGTATTCTGCCGTCTTGAAACACATCGACGAAAATTCACGCCAGCAGGCCTTCGATCACTTCCGATTCGCGAGTGATGTTCGTCAGTCGCTTGTCGACTCCCTGGTGACGATACGTCAGCCGTTTGTGCCGGATGCCAAACAGATGCAGCAGCGTCGCCTGGAAGTCATTGACATGGATCGGATCGATGACGGGATTCCAGCCGATCTCGTCGGTTTCGCCGTGAGTGTGGCCGCCGCGGGAACCGCCGCCCGCCATGAACATACTGAACGCGTTGGGATGATGATCGCGTCCGGTGACGTCTGCGCTGCCGCCGCGATTTTCGCCCAGCGGTGTCCGCCCGAATTCGCCTCCAAAGACCACCAGCGTCTCGTCCAGCAGACCTCGCTGTTTCAGATCGCGAATCAACGCCGCGACCGGCTGGTCGACGCAGCCCGCGTTGTAGGACAGTTCGGCGTCCAGTCCTGAATGATGGTCCCACGACGCGAAGATGATGTTCACGAACCGGACACCGCGTTCGACCATGCGCCGCGCCAGCAGGCAGTTGCGGGCAAAGCCGGAATAATGATTGCCGGCACCGACTCGGGCGGACCGCTTTTCCGGCTCCGGCCGATTGATACCGTAGGCGTCCAGCGTCGCCGCCGTTTCGCCGGTAAGATCGGTCAGCTCCGGCGCGGCTGCCTGCATGCGGTACGCCAGTTCGTAGCTGGAAATGCGGCTTTGAATTTCCGGATCTCCGACACGATCCAGGTGCCGTTCGTTCAGCGCCCGCAATGCATCCAGTCCCTGCCGTTCCAGCGAATCCGGCAGGCCGGACGGCCGTTCCAGATTCAAAATCGGCGGCCCCTGATTTCGCAGCAGCACGCCTTCGTGAACGGACGGCAGATAACCGCTGCTCCACAAAGTCGCGCCGCCGCTGGAACCTCGCCCGGATGTCAGCACCACGTAGCCCGGCAGATTCTGGTTCTCCGTTCCCAGACCGTAGCTAAGCCACGACCCCATTGACGGCAGCCCAAACTGAGCCTGGCCGCACTGCATCATCAGTTGTCCGGGATGATGGTTGAACTGATCCGTGTGCAGACTGTTCATCAGGCAGATGTCGTCGGCGCACGCGGCCACGTGAGGCAGCAGGTCTGAAAACCACGTGCCGCTTTGTCCGTGCTGAGTAAACCGTCGCCGCGATGCCATCAGGCGGGCACTGTCCTTCTGAATGAACGCGAACCGCACGCCTTCCAGCAGCGATTCCGGCAGCGGCTGACCGTGCAAACGGTTCAGTTCCGGCCGATGGTTGAACAGATCAAGCTGCGACGGAGCGCCCGCGTTGAAGATGAAAATGCAGCTCTTCGCTTTCGGTTCGAAGTCAGACGGCTTCGGCGCCAGAGGATTGACGGGAGCCGTCTCGCCGCCGAACGCTCCATCCGCCGCCAGCATCGATGTCAGAGCGATGCCACCCAGTCCGCTGGCGGCAGTCGCAAAGAAGCTTCGACGCTTGTGGGCATGAATTGTGTTCACGTTCAACTCCTCGTCAGGAACTCATCCAGATTCAGCAGGACTCGACAGACATTGATCCACGCCGCCTGTTCCGCAACGACCGGCGCTTCGTCCGCATTGCTTCCCGCCAGCGCCCGCGCGTCATCCGGATTCGCGGCGAAGTGATCACGAGCGGTGTGCAGCAGATCGGTCATCTCCGCGCGTTCCCGATCATCGGCACTTCGGCCGACGGTAATCCGCAGCGCCTGATCCAGTCGATCAGCATCGGACATCTCACCTGGAAACTCATTCAGCAGCCGCCGGGCAAACGCCTGCGCGGCTTCGTGATAGACTTCGTTGTGCAGCGTGGCCAAAGCCTGCAGAGGATTGTTGCTGCGGTCTCGTTCGGCCACCGTCAGACTGCTGTCCGGGCAGTCGAACGTGCTGAGATTCGGGTCAATCGCGGTGCGTCGAAAGAACGTGTACAGCCCGCGGCGATAGCGGTCTTCGCCTTCCGACGCCCTGAACTTGAAACTTCCGGCATACGTCTGCTGAGCCACAATTTCCGGCAGCGGCGGAAAGACACTCGGGCCGCCTGCTTTTCGACTCAGCAGCCCGGCCGCCTGCAGCGAAATGTCCCGCACGATTTCCGCTTCCACGCGAAAGCGATTCTGTCGCGCCAGAAGGCGGTTGTCAGGATCGAACGAAACCAGTTCCGGCCGGTGCGAGGAAGACTGCTGGTACGTTTGCGACGTCACAATCAACCGAATCAGCGCCTTGCGACTCCAGCCGTTGTCCATGAACGACCGTGCCAGATAGTCGAGCAGTTGCGGATGCGACGGAGCGGACCCGCGCGAACCGAATTCCTGAGGCTGGTCGGCAAGAGACCGGCCGAACAGGTGCAGCCAGATCTTGTTGACGGCCACGCGAGCCGTCAGCGGATTTGTTTCGCTGACCAGCCAGTTGGCCAGATCCAGCCGATCGGGCATCGCGCCGCGAGGTTGCACGGTCCCCAGATTG
Encoded here:
- a CDS encoding DUF1501 domain-containing protein, which encodes MNTIHAHKRRSFFATAASGLGGIALTSMLAADGAFGGETAPVNPLAPKPSDFEPKAKSCIFIFNAGAPSQLDLFNHRPELNRLHGQPLPESLLEGVRFAFIQKDSARLMASRRRFTQHGQSGTWFSDLLPHVAACADDICLMNSLHTDQFNHHPGQLMMQCGQAQFGLPSMGSWLSYGLGTENQNLPGYVVLTSGRGSSGGATLWSSGYLPSVHEGVLLRNQGPPILNLERPSGLPDSLERQGLDALRALNERHLDRVGDPEIQSRISSYELAYRMQAAAPELTDLTGETAATLDAYGINRPEPEKRSARVGAGNHYSGFARNCLLARRMVERGVRFVNIIFASWDHHSGLDAELSYNAGCVDQPVAALIRDLKQRGLLDETLVVFGGEFGRTPLGENRGGSADVTGRDHHPNAFSMFMAGGGSRGGHTHGETDEIGWNPVIDPIHVNDFQATLLHLFGIRHKRLTYRHQGVDKRLTNITRESEVIEGLLA
- a CDS encoding chemotaxis protein CheB, producing the protein MNSITSDRRFAEDDEDTARVVSTIVGIGASAGGLKALETLFDGISSGTGMAFVVVQHLSPTFNSLMDEILSRHTKMRVINAADGMELKPDCVFLITPGKNLSVRDGRLRLTAMDREQIQKPVDLLFRSLAQSFGSRAVGVVLSGTGNDGSAGIRELRQCGGTTVVQSPETAQFNGMPSNAIATHCVDLVLPPEEISRFLNRFPVHREGRITVEEFSSDEELTGVNLVFSLLCERYGIDFADYKPSTIARRIDRRIHATNSPSLQAYADKLQGDNVELDALYHDLLIGVTKFFRDTEAFLAFEGHLRQVVRRLPVDTELRIWVAGCATGEEAYSLGMLAVDAFERCGREVKIKILATDVHQAALDTAARGVYSGESLEFVSQERQSAFFAPVDSHQYRVRSEIRRHIVFARHNVLQDPPFTRMHIVTCRNMLIYLQPNAQQSAIASFHFALEPDGLLMLGSSETLGRLQDEFDTLDNTWRIYRKLRNLPRLIAGNSVDAESIARGPRRLVNILNRDKPDQLSFTSLLEAYDLLLAQFIDCGLLLDENRNILHTFGNAHRFLHNSAGRFTGNVARLLGGDARTVISAGLVRAAREPQARFVLRNVSFDVNGDSLRADVTIRALQGKGARVAWFVEFTSGTDAVSQGKVEDTEVRITQAGDDYSSLEAELTYTKESLSATIEELEASNEELQSTNEELVASNEELQSTNEELHSVNEELYSVNAENHRKITELQEVTEDIENLLRSTDIGTVFVDADQRIRRFTEAATRFFNLVDHDIGRPLANFTHSLAIRDLPAAIRTVLAGGQPYATRTQAADGHDVLVRIIPYVSGDENKGAILYLVDLDAMRAD